Genomic segment of Eremothecium sinecaudum strain ATCC 58844 chromosome VIII, complete sequence:
TATTTTTGCCTGAGGGTTAAACCGTGATGCTAGACATGCAAAGTTATTAAAAAATCAGGCACCGAAGGGTACATAATGTACCATTTACTTAATACACTTGTAACAAATAACGATTTCGTTATTACATATTTTGTACATTTAAATTTGAAAAGCATATGGATAAGTGTACTTAATATATAAAGCATGGGAATGCAAGTTATTTATTCTATTGATAAGGCCATTTCATGTATCAATCGGTTTCATAAATAAGGTATAGAAAAGTGAATGACATATTCTTATATTTGTACGTCCTTCTGTTTCATATTAGCTTGTCCACTTTAGATGACTCAATATTCAACTGTAGTCACTTTGTTTAAAAAATTCAACGCCTCCTTTACATAGTCCTTCGTCCGTAACGGTTTTCAATATAGTCATATGAATTCTGGTAAATGAATTAGTTCCCAGGTACATTGTGCTTCTTTAAGAAACGGAGCTCAATCCCAGTCTATCCAATCTGTGTTTACAAGTCTCTTAGTACCATTAGTTTTGTGCATGTTATTGAGCTTTTCaaaatcttcatcagaCAAATCGAAGACCTTAATGTTCTCAATAATTCTATGCTGTTTTTTAGCCTTTGGTAATACTGGCAAACCTCTCTTAACATTATAATTTACCAAAACTTGGTTTGGGGTGACTTCATTCTTTTCTACAATTTCAGCTATGACAGGCTCTCTTTTAAAGGGATTTTTAGTCGAGCTAAATAGAAAAGTTTGCATAACAATGTTCTTCTCTTTGCAGTAGGAGGCTAATTCATCTTGTGGAAGTAAAGGATGGGATTCAACCATATTGACTGCAGGAACGACTTTAGTTTTAGGATCATCCaaaatcttcttcaatttgtTTTTGGAGAAATTAGCGACGCCCACAGCCTTCGTCAAATTAGTCTCAGGTAATTTCTCAACTAGATGCCATACATCCAGGAAAGTCACCTCCTTGTCAGAAGTAGTATCTTCCTCCTTCTCAGGATATTGAGGGCTAGGAAAATAATTGTCGTCGCCTACATTGTCGCTGCGCTCAAAAACATTAGGACAATGAACCAAATATAGGTCAACATAGTCTAATCCTAAGCGTTTCAAAGAACTAGACAGAGCTAATTCTGGATTCTTAGCTTGAGAGCACCATAACTTTGTAATAACAAAAAAATCCTCTCTTGGCAATCCCGAATCTCTAATGGCTTTTCCAACAATTTCCTCATTACCATATATGGCAGCGGTATCGATACATCTGTAGCCATTTTCTATTGCAATTTTAATTGCTTCGTACACATTATGGCCACCCGGTATTGCAGTACCGAAACCAATCATTGGCATTTCTGCCCCAGTGTTAAGTTTTATAGTGTCTGTACAAATTTTAGTTGCAACCATGTTGAATTAAGTagttgatgatgatgcATTTCTGCTTTACAAAAGCGTTTTCTGTTTGACACAACAGAACTGAATTTATATACTTGAGAAAACTGGTCGAGATCATAGTTATTAGCACACTGCCTTGAAATAATAAAATGGTAAATTGTCCATGCCAATTTCATCAGTACTCGTAGTAAAAGGTTGCCGCTTATCGTACGCTTCTTTATTCATGATATCCGTATATATTAACCGTACACCTAATCGATTAGTGCTCGAAACTCGTTGGTTTTAACTAAAAAAAGTATACCTGCTACCTAATATTAATCATTCCTAAGGTTTGCCGGGAACTTAACATCGGGTTGGAGCTTGACAATGGACGGTAAGAACGGATTTGCGCAGGTTTGATGTAAAATTTTGTATAATCCTGTCTACCCGAATTTGTACGTCCTTAAGGACATAATTGAGTAGAGCCGACAGAATACCTATGCAGTGATCGTAAATAACCACCGAATGGGCGATGAACTGCCATTTTCACCTCAGAATAGTATTTAATATGGTACAATATACGTCCAATATAGGAAGTTATAATAAGTTATTGCTTCAATAGAATTGGCATATATTCCATCGATTGGCGTCTGTATTATATAAATTGTGCTTCTCCATGAATTCAAGAGAAATCTCTAACAGTGTTGAATTATATATTTAGTATAATACTGGTCTATGTAATAAAATCCGCCTAATAGAGTACAAATAATTGAC
This window contains:
- a CDS encoding HHR256Cp (Non-syntenic homolog of Ashbya gossypii AER401W; Syntenic homolog of Saccharomyces cerevisiae YDR368W (YPR1) and YOR120W (GCY1)) — its product is MVATKICTDTIKLNTGAEMPMIGFGTAIPGGHNVYEAIKIAIENGYRCIDTAAIYGNEEIVGKAIRDSGLPREDFFVITKLWCSQAKNPELALSSSLKRLGLDYVDLYLVHCPNVFERSDNVGDDNYFPSPQYPEKEEDTTSDKEVTFLDVWHLVEKLPETNLTKAVGVANFSKNKLKKILDDPKTKVVPAVNMVESHPLLPQDELASYCKEKNIVMQTFLFSSTKNPFKREPVIAEIVEKNEVTPNQVLVNYNVKRGLPVLPKAKKQHRIIENIKVFDLSDEDFEKLNNMHKTNGTKRLVNTDWIDWD